One genomic segment of Vibrio mimicus includes these proteins:
- a CDS encoding RNA recognition motif domain-containing protein has translation MKLLVRNLARTTTEYDIRKLFSEHGSVTECTLVLDQETGLSKGFAFVEMPEASEAKTAIAALNMANVAKSKIRVKAAQ, from the coding sequence ATGAAACTCTTAGTTCGCAACCTTGCTCGCACCACAACTGAGTACGACATTCGTAAACTGTTTTCTGAACACGGCTCTGTTACCGAATGCACTCTCGTTTTAGACCAAGAAACCGGTCTATCGAAAGGCTTTGCTTTCGTCGAAATGCCAGAGGCTTCAGAAGCAAAAACTGCAATTGCAGCACTGAATATGGCAAACGTTGCCAAAAGTAAGATTCGAGTCAAAGCAGCTCAATAA
- a CDS encoding MazG nucleotide pyrophosphohydrolase domain-containing protein, which produces MQHLDKLLEVAKRKSEFDKNNSWYLGSSTYLAEIKKEVDEVIEEIPKNRLCYLEDELGDVLWDYLNAILSLEKEAGVKIESVVQRACRKYEERVSAIENGISWDEVKLKQKKELEQEQSSAHT; this is translated from the coding sequence ATGCAACATCTTGATAAATTGCTTGAAGTAGCCAAACGAAAATCTGAATTCGACAAGAATAATTCTTGGTATTTAGGCTCATCTACTTATCTGGCTGAGATTAAAAAAGAAGTCGATGAAGTTATCGAAGAAATCCCTAAGAATCGACTCTGTTACCTCGAAGATGAATTAGGTGATGTGCTGTGGGACTACCTAAATGCGATCCTGTCTCTCGAAAAAGAGGCAGGAGTTAAGATTGAGTCTGTAGTCCAAAGAGCATGTCGGAAATATGAAGAACGTGTATCTGCAATCGAAAATGGTATTTCTTGGGACGAGGTGAAACTCAAGCAGAAAAAAGAGCTAGAACAAGAGCAATCATCAGCACACACTTAG
- a CDS encoding type II toxin-antitoxin system RelE/ParE family toxin produces MKPFNLTVAAKADLRDIALFTQRRWGKEQRNVYLKQFDDSFWLLAENPDISKSCDEIREGYRKFPQGSHVIFYQQIGSQQIRVIRILHKSMDVNPIFGA; encoded by the coding sequence ATGAAACCATTTAATCTTACTGTCGCCGCTAAAGCCGATTTACGGGATATTGCTTTATTCACTCAACGACGCTGGGGAAAAGAGCAGCGAAATGTTTATTTAAAGCAATTCGATGATTCCTTTTGGCTTTTAGCGGAAAATCCCGACATCAGTAAATCATGCGATGAAATTCGAGAGGGATACAGAAAATTTCCCCAAGGGAGCCACGTCATCTTTTATCAGCAAATCGGCAGCCAACAAATCAGGGTGATCCGAATTCTTCATAAGAGCATGGATGTGAACCCAATATTTGGCGCATAA
- a CDS encoding GNAT family N-acetyltransferase yields the protein MVVEVRRAEPSDAKAIKGIYECPNAYTGTLQLPFPSSDMWEKRFQNIPEHVYAHVAVVDGEVVGNLGFELCTNPRRRHVGTFGMGVKDDAQGLGVGSALLKTVIDLADNWLNLKRIELTVYVDNERAINLYKKFGFEIEGESKAYEFRNGSYVDVYHMARVVAHA from the coding sequence ATGGTTGTTGAAGTCAGGCGAGCAGAGCCATCTGATGCTAAAGCGATAAAAGGAATTTATGAGTGCCCAAATGCCTACACCGGCACATTACAACTTCCTTTTCCATCCTCAGATATGTGGGAAAAACGTTTCCAGAATATTCCAGAGCATGTTTATGCCCATGTGGCAGTAGTGGACGGTGAAGTAGTAGGTAATTTGGGCTTTGAGCTATGTACCAATCCGCGACGTCGTCACGTCGGTACATTCGGTATGGGCGTAAAAGACGATGCTCAAGGTTTAGGTGTTGGTAGTGCTTTGCTGAAAACAGTTATTGATTTGGCGGATAACTGGCTGAATTTGAAACGAATCGAATTGACGGTCTATGTGGATAACGAACGAGCGATTAATTTGTACAAGAAGTTTGGCTTTGAAATTGAAGGTGAGTCGAAAGCGTATGAGTTCAGAAATGGCAGCTACGTTGACGTTTACCATATGGCTCGCGTTGTGGCACATGCATAA
- a CDS encoding IS30 family transposase, whose protein sequence is MTYKQLTEGERYTIAAYKKQGLSYTHIAKLTGRHKSTISREIARNRCAYDGAYRAFKADQRTRTRRSKSRRNQRITQQQYNQVVHFIKKDWSPAQVVGRMKRYKQPTISHESIYQFIWRDKANGGTLWKHLRQSTKQRRKRYAAYDSRGRLANKRHISQRPKSAETRKTRGHWEIDTVMGKGSKHCIVTLVERMTGYTLIGQMDDRTTASLNRRTIQLMSRFDGLFTTITADNGTEFNQYELIEATTDTRFYFANPHHSWERGTNENTNGLIRQYLPKGTSMATLTQAKCNAIAHKLNCRPRARLGFQTPEECFVGYYR, encoded by the coding sequence ATGACTTATAAACAGCTCACCGAAGGTGAGAGATATACAATCGCAGCCTATAAAAAGCAAGGCCTGAGCTATACCCATATCGCTAAACTCACCGGACGACATAAGAGTACCATTTCTCGCGAAATTGCTCGTAATCGCTGTGCTTACGATGGAGCATACCGCGCTTTCAAAGCCGACCAACGCACTCGGACAAGGCGCAGTAAATCTAGGCGCAATCAGCGTATTACTCAGCAGCAATATAACCAAGTCGTGCACTTTATTAAAAAGGACTGGAGTCCTGCTCAAGTGGTCGGAAGAATGAAACGGTATAAACAGCCAACCATTAGCCATGAGTCCATTTACCAGTTCATCTGGCGAGATAAAGCCAATGGGGGCACGCTTTGGAAGCACCTACGACAATCAACCAAACAGCGGCGCAAGCGTTACGCTGCCTACGATAGTCGCGGAAGGCTCGCCAATAAACGACATATCTCTCAGCGTCCTAAAAGTGCCGAAACACGTAAAACGCGTGGACACTGGGAAATTGATACAGTTATGGGAAAAGGCTCTAAACACTGCATCGTGACACTCGTTGAACGCATGACCGGCTACACCCTGATTGGGCAAATGGACGACCGAACAACCGCATCACTTAACCGGCGAACCATTCAGCTTATGAGTCGATTTGATGGCCTGTTTACCACCATTACCGCCGATAATGGCACTGAGTTTAACCAATATGAGCTTATTGAAGCCACCACCGATACTCGATTTTATTTTGCTAACCCACACCACTCTTGGGAGCGAGGAACCAATGAAAATACCAACGGCCTTATCCGACAATATCTGCCCAAAGGCACCTCGATGGCAACACTTACTCAAGCAAAGTGCAACGCGATTGCCCACAAACTTAACTGCAGACCCAGAGCTCGTCTTGGCTTTCAAACTCCGGAGGAATGTTTTGTTGGATATTATCGCTGA
- a CDS encoding nuclear transport factor 2 family protein produces the protein MNSKDVVLSFWNAMKTNDFAKASEWLSLDFEGFWPQSGELILGRENFVAINAHYPANGHWLFDIHSVVCEGDSVVTDVSITDGVQKARAITFHTVENGLIIKQKEFWPDEMLPQAWRAQWVKIVSNQPRT, from the coding sequence ATGAATTCCAAGGACGTTGTATTGTCATTCTGGAATGCCATGAAAACCAATGACTTTGCCAAAGCAAGTGAGTGGTTAAGCTTGGATTTCGAAGGTTTTTGGCCTCAGTCAGGCGAATTGATTCTTGGCCGAGAGAATTTTGTAGCCATTAATGCGCACTATCCTGCAAATGGTCATTGGTTATTCGACATTCACTCTGTTGTATGTGAAGGCGATAGCGTTGTAACGGATGTATCGATAACAGATGGTGTGCAAAAAGCCAGAGCTATTACATTCCATACTGTTGAGAATGGATTAATCATTAAACAAAAAGAGTTTTGGCCTGACGAGATGCTACCTCAAGCATGGCGAGCTCAGTGGGTTAAAATCGTATCGAATCAACCACGCACATAA